From Aquificaceae bacterium, one genomic window encodes:
- a CDS encoding cation-transporting P-type ATPase codes for MHNKSPEATLKELKTGLEGLSEEEAKSRLASYGYNLLKEEKESKLRVFIRQFTSPFVLILLTAGFIALFLGDLKDALVVYGIVLANGLLGFYQELKAIASIEALRSLTALKVKVIRDGVEREIDSKELVPGDLVLLSEGDVVPADIRLIESVGLMVDEAMLTGESLPVEKEAGIVLPADTPLHARSNCLYKGTTVVRGKALGVVFATGRNTELGKIAQRVQEKSPESPLTRALGTFGKRWILFLLVFLSLLVVIGIIQGRDPKTIVFFAIAQLVSAVPEGLPIVVTIALVVGAVRLSREKVLVKYLPAVETLGSATYICSDKTGTITLGRLKVSQYKAYDRKRLFLCSALCNDADAVKGDPLEIALLQWLEEERVNWEALRKTYERLWEHPFDTKRRLMAVVVSDGSGGFDFYVKGALESLVGMCREECPEEVWEIHDKMAQEGLRVLAFGYAKLERIPEHVDEAKIKIVGLVGFMDPPKEGVKEAVETAKRAGIRVIMITGDNLLTAKAIGRMVGIYQDKDLAIEGKEMQKYSDEELYNILKRVSIVARATPEDKYRIVRVLQSRGEIVAVTGDGANDAPALRVADLGIAMGSGSQAAKDAAKMVIVDNNLAIIVNAIKRGRLIAKNISKVIRYLLSANSFQIFYNSLAIITGLPLPLYPTQILWINLVTDGVQDKAYPFTKYEGDPMKEKPKNPIEVFMGREQLITLLYNGLLMAITHYMLFVYLLKTYPYEIALTISFTSAVASQWAVGVQEVSEKPFFRNPVEHIKLNPYVYLGIFIGTLLQLSAITFLADYFHAVSLSLEHIPYVVLLPVFTFFGIELRKWFAYLRR; via the coding sequence ATGCATAACAAAAGTCCTGAAGCCACTCTAAAAGAGCTAAAAACTGGGTTGGAGGGTCTAAGCGAAGAGGAAGCAAAAAGCAGGCTTGCCTCCTATGGTTATAACCTACTCAAGGAAGAAAAGGAAAGTAAGCTAAGAGTCTTTATTAGGCAGTTTACAAGCCCCTTTGTGCTTATACTTTTGACAGCAGGATTTATAGCACTTTTCCTTGGAGACCTCAAGGATGCTCTTGTTGTGTATGGAATTGTGTTGGCTAATGGGCTTTTGGGTTTTTATCAAGAGCTAAAGGCTATAGCTTCCATAGAAGCCCTAAGGTCTCTAACAGCTCTAAAGGTTAAGGTCATAAGAGATGGTGTGGAAAGGGAGATAGACAGCAAGGAGCTTGTGCCTGGAGACCTCGTTTTACTTAGTGAAGGAGATGTTGTTCCTGCGGACATAAGACTTATAGAAAGTGTTGGGCTTATGGTGGACGAGGCTATGCTCACAGGTGAATCCCTACCGGTGGAAAAGGAGGCAGGTATTGTATTGCCGGCGGATACACCTCTGCATGCTCGTAGTAATTGCCTATACAAGGGCACTACTGTGGTAAGAGGAAAGGCTCTTGGTGTGGTCTTTGCCACAGGTAGAAACACAGAGCTTGGCAAGATAGCCCAGAGGGTGCAGGAGAAATCTCCAGAAAGTCCCTTAACGAGAGCTCTTGGCACTTTTGGGAAAAGGTGGATACTTTTCTTGCTTGTATTCCTTTCCCTGCTGGTAGTCATTGGAATTATTCAAGGAAGAGACCCAAAAACGATAGTCTTTTTTGCCATAGCACAGCTTGTTTCCGCAGTCCCTGAAGGACTTCCCATAGTGGTAACTATAGCCCTCGTGGTGGGTGCGGTAAGGCTATCAAGGGAAAAGGTGCTTGTAAAATACCTGCCTGCGGTAGAAACCTTGGGAAGTGCCACTTACATATGCTCCGACAAAACTGGAACTATCACGCTTGGCAGGCTAAAAGTTAGCCAGTATAAAGCTTACGATAGAAAAAGGCTCTTTCTTTGCTCTGCCCTTTGCAACGATGCGGACGCTGTTAAAGGAGACCCCCTTGAGATAGCCCTCTTGCAGTGGTTAGAGGAAGAGAGGGTAAACTGGGAGGCTCTTAGAAAGACCTACGAAAGATTGTGGGAACACCCATTTGATACAAAAAGGAGGCTTATGGCGGTGGTGGTTTCCGATGGGTCTGGTGGTTTTGACTTTTATGTGAAGGGTGCCTTAGAAAGTCTTGTGGGTATGTGCAGGGAGGAATGCCCTGAGGAAGTTTGGGAAATACATGACAAAATGGCTCAGGAGGGTTTGAGGGTCTTAGCCTTTGGATATGCAAAGTTAGAGAGAATTCCAGAACATGTGGACGAGGCAAAGATAAAAATAGTGGGACTTGTGGGCTTTATGGACCCTCCAAAGGAAGGAGTAAAGGAGGCGGTAGAGACCGCAAAAAGGGCAGGCATAAGGGTGATAATGATAACAGGAGACAACCTTTTGACCGCAAAGGCTATAGGGAGGATGGTGGGAATATACCAAGACAAGGACTTAGCCATAGAGGGAAAGGAAATGCAAAAATATAGCGATGAGGAGCTCTACAACATACTCAAAAGGGTGAGCATAGTGGCAAGGGCTACGCCAGAAGACAAATACAGAATAGTAAGGGTTTTACAGTCAAGGGGTGAGATAGTGGCGGTAACTGGAGATGGAGCAAACGATGCACCCGCTCTAAGGGTGGCAGACCTTGGTATAGCCATGGGTTCTGGCTCTCAAGCGGCAAAGGACGCCGCCAAGATGGTAATAGTGGACAACAACCTCGCCATAATAGTCAACGCCATAAAAAGAGGCAGGCTCATAGCCAAAAACATCTCAAAGGTCATAAGGTATCTCCTTTCTGCCAACTCCTTTCAGATTTTCTACAACTCCCTCGCCATAATCACAGGACTACCTTTACCCTTATATCCTACCCAAATACTTTGGATAAACTTGGTAACCGACGGAGTCCAAGACAAGGCTTATCCTTTTACCAAATACGAAGGAGACCCTATGAAGGAAAAGCCAAAAAACCCTATAGAGGTCTTTATGGGCAGGGAACAGCTCATTACCTTGCTTTACAACGGGCTTTTGATGGCGATTACACATTATATGCTTTTTGTTTATCTTCTAAAAACCTATCCCTATGAAATAGCACTCACCATTAGCTTTACCTCTGCGGTAGCAAGCCAGTGGGCGGTAGGTGTGCAAGAGGTAAGCGAGAAACCCTTCTTTAGAAACCCAGTGGAACATATAAAGCTCAACCCATACGTCTATCTTGGCATATTCATAGGAACTCTACTTCAACTTTCTGCCATAACCTTTCTTGCGGATTACTTCCATGCGGTCAGCCTATCTCTTGAGCATATACCCTATGTGGTCCTTCTTCCAGTCTTTACCTTCTTTGGAATAGAGCTTAGGAAGTGGTTTGCCTATCTTAGGAGGTAG
- the atpB gene encoding F0F1 ATP synthase subunit A: protein MQELNLSHVYFGVLAMAISTGLVLMAGKPSLKPTKFQAFWEGYVRFVRGMVLENMGHEGLRYVPLIASIGLFVFFSNLLGMVPGLEAPTGNVNTNLALALIVFFLYNIEGFRLHGVGYLKHFMGPSPYLAPVFFIIEIVSHLARPITLTLRLFANMKGGAMLLVVLVSLVVQNYVAMAFSPIFLIFIIAIKFLAVFIQTYIFMILSTIYLAGAVAHEEH, encoded by the coding sequence ATGCAAGAGCTAAACCTAAGCCATGTATACTTTGGCGTGCTGGCGATGGCAATTTCCACAGGTCTTGTGCTAATGGCAGGCAAGCCATCCCTAAAACCCACAAAGTTTCAAGCCTTTTGGGAAGGCTATGTGCGATTTGTCAGAGGTATGGTTCTTGAAAACATGGGACACGAAGGTCTTAGGTATGTGCCACTCATAGCAAGCATAGGGCTCTTCGTGTTCTTTTCCAATCTCCTTGGTATGGTTCCCGGGCTTGAGGCTCCAACGGGTAATGTGAACACAAACTTGGCATTGGCTCTTATAGTCTTTTTCCTATACAACATAGAGGGTTTTAGGCTACACGGCGTAGGGTACCTTAAGCACTTTATGGGTCCAAGTCCTTATCTTGCTCCAGTATTCTTCATAATAGAAATAGTTTCCCATCTTGCAAGACCCATAACGCTCACCCTCAGGCTTTTTGCCAATATGAAGGGTGGTGCAATGCTTCTTGTAGTGCTTGTTAGCTTGGTGGTTCAAAACTACGTGGCTATGGCTTTCTCTCCTATATTTTTGATATTCATCATAGCTATAAAGTTTCTTGCGGTCTTTATACAGACCTACATTTTTATGATACTTTCTACCATATACCTTGCAGGTGCGGTAGCTCATGAAGAACACTGA
- the atpE gene encoding ATP synthase F0 subunit C, with the protein MKATLVALLTVLLPTLALAAEGEALKQGLMYMGAGLGIGLAALGTGIGMGFAIKGTQEGVARNPTAGGRLQTLMFIGLAFIETLALYALLVAIILLFVK; encoded by the coding sequence ATGAAGGCTACTTTAGTGGCACTTTTAACAGTGCTCTTGCCAACCCTTGCATTGGCAGCGGAAGGAGAGGCTCTAAAGCAGGGTCTCATGTATATGGGTGCAGGATTGGGAATTGGGCTTGCAGCTCTTGGCACAGGCATAGGCATGGGCTTTGCCATAAAAGGCACGCAGGAGGGCGTAGCCAGAAACCCAACTGCAGGTGGAAGACTTCAAACTCTCATGTTCATAGGTCTCGCCTTTATAGAAACACTTGCCCTCTATGCCTTGCTTGTGGCAATAATCTTACTCTTTGTAAAATAA
- the rpmH gene encoding 50S ribosomal protein L34, with the protein MAKERNITRISNLKRKRKSGFLARMRTKSGRAIIRRRRKKGRKRLAP; encoded by the coding sequence ATGGCAAAAGAGAGAAATATAACTCGTATTTCAAACCTAAAGCGTAAACGCAAAAGCGGTTTTCTTGCTCGGATGAGAACAAAAAGTGGAAGGGCTATAATAAGGAGAAGAAGGAAAAAAGGAAGGAAAAGGCTGGCGCCTTGA
- the yidD gene encoding membrane protein insertion efficiency factor YidD produces MKRVVIGFLKFWQMFISPLYPPSCRYYPTCSQYAIMAVEKYGVLKGMLKAMWRVLRCNPFSKGGVDYP; encoded by the coding sequence TTGAAAAGGGTAGTTATTGGATTTTTAAAGTTTTGGCAGATGTTCATTTCACCTCTGTATCCTCCAAGCTGTAGGTATTACCCTACATGTTCTCAATATGCCATAATGGCTGTGGAAAAGTATGGAGTCCTAAAGGGTATGCTAAAAGCCATGTGGAGAGTTTTGAGGTGCAACCCCTTCTCTAAAGGCGGAGTGGACTATCCCTGA